DNA from Terriglobales bacterium:
GCCGCGAGGCGCGCGGCATGGGGCTGATCCAGGCGCTGGAGCTGAGCGTGCCGGCGCGGCCGGTCGTGGAGGCGGCGCTGGCCGAAGGCATCCTGTTCAACAGCACGCAGGAGGTTGTGCTGCGCTTCCTGCCTCCCTTCCTGCTGGAAGAGAAGCACGTGGACCGCGGCATGCGAGTGCTGAAGAAGGCCTTGCGGAAGGCCAAAGCAGCTTCCGCTATCCAGAAATAAAGAAAGGCGGGGAGCCCGAGAGAGGCGTTTCAGGACTCCCCGCCAACAGAAGCAACAGAGGCGATACTGATTTGGACGCAGGGCAGGGGATTGGCGTTGCCCGCTGCTCGAGGAAAGATGCCTGAGCCCAAACCACCCTTGATTTCCGCCCCGGTCGAGGAGCGCTTCGCGACCGTGGACGGCATCCGCGTGCGCTACCTGCACGGCGGCGAGGGGCCGGTGTTGGTCCTGATCCACGGGCTCATGGGGTATTCGTTCTCCTGGCGGTTGAACTTCACCGCGCTGGTGCAGCAGAACACGGTCGTGGCCGTGGACTTGCCCGGCGTGGGATTCTCGGAACGCCCGCGCGGGATGGATAGTTCGCTTGCCGCCTCGGCGGAGCGCATGCTGCGCTTCCTGGACCTGCTGGGTATCCGGGAATGCGACCTGCTGGGAACGTCGCACGGCGGGGCGCTGGCCATGAAGATGGCGGCACTCGAAGTCCGGCGCGGAGGCGACACCATCCGGCGGCTGGTGCTGGCCGCGCCCGCGAACCGCTGGTCCCGCCATGGCAAGATCCTCTCCCGGCTGCTGGGAAGCGGTCCCAGCCGCACCCTGCTGCCGGTTCTGTTTCCCTGGCTGGCCCCGCTGCTCAAGAGCTGGTTCCTCCGGCGGCAGTATGGCGACCCGCGGCGCATCCCACCGGGGACGCTCGAGGGATACCGCGCGCCGCTCCGCGTGCCGGGCATGACCGAGTACGCGCTGGAAGTGCTGCGGCACCTGAACCGCGACCTGGGTCAACTGGCGGCCGAGTTGCCGCGCATTGCCGGAATCCCGACCTTGTTCCTGTGGGGAACGCGCGACCCGGTCGTGCTGCCGGATTCCATCGCCCCGCTGCGCCGCAATTTCCCGCAGTCCGAACTGGTGATGCTGGAAGGCGCGGGCCACCTGCCCTACGAAGAGATGCCGGAGCAGTTCAACCGCGCCGTGCGGGGATTCCTGGCGAAAGAGGCGCCGCGCGAGGCCGGCCATGTCACAATCGAGAGTGGATGAAGGCTGCGCTTAAACGCGCCCTGCTGCTGGTGCTGGGCTGGGGATTCGTGCTGGTGGGCATCGCGGGACTCTTTCTGCCCATCCTGCAGGGCGTGCTGATGATCCTGATCGGCCTGTTCATCCTCTCTAGCGAGTACGTCTGGGCGCACCACCTGCTCGAGAAGATGAAAGCGCGATACCCCAAACTGGCAGGAAAGCTGGAGCAGGCGAAGGATAAGGGCGGTGAGTGGATCAGGCGCGTGTTCCACAAGGAAGCCGCGGCCCAGAGAGAAAAGCAGGCGGAAAGCAAAGACTGATGTTCGCAGCCATCAAGTCGATTCTTTCGGGTTTCGAGCGCGAAGCCTGGATCCGCTTCTTCATCGCGGTCACCGGGCTGGCGGTGGCGTTCGCGGCGGCGGTGTTCTCCACCGTGTTCCGCGAGCAGGGCAACGTGTTCGCCACAGCGGTAGCGGCGTCTCTAGCCTTGCTGATCGCCGGGCTGGTGGCGGTGACCTCGGTACCGTATCTGGCGCGGCGCGTCGCCCTGGAGCGTGTGCGCGAAGCCTTCGACTACGACGTGACTCGCGAAGGTGTGGTGTACCTCGTCATGGCGCTGGTGATCGGAATCGCGGGGCTCAACACCGGGAACAATCTGCTGTTCATCATCGTGTCCGCCATGCTGGCCGGGATATTGGTGTCCGGGGTGGCGTCGGCGGGCGTGCTGCGCGGGCTGAATCTGGAGGTCGCGCTGCCCATGCACCTGTTCGCAGGGCGCACGGTGGCGGCGCGCATCACGCTGCGCAACACGCGGCGCACGGCGCCTTCGTTTTCGGTGAGCGTGGTACCGCCGCGCCTGAAGAAGGCCGAGCACCACTGGCGGTGGGAGCGCTCGGTGTTCGCCTTCCCGGGGAACCGGTCGCCGGAGCAGCAGTGGTTGCGCATGCCGGACCTGGCGCTGCGCCGCGTGACTACGGCGGCGGTGGAGAGCGGCATCCTGAGGCAGCCGGTGTACTTCCCCTATCTGCCGGCGCGCGCGGCGCGGACCGCGGACCTCGAATTGCGCTTTGAGCGGCGCGGGCGCTATCGCCAGGACGGCCTGGGCCTGGCCACGCGCTTCCCGTTTTCCTTCCTGGTAAAGACGCGGCGCGTGCCATTCCGGCGCGAGGTGATCGTGTATCCCTCGGTCGAGCCCACGGACGAGCTCTTCGAAGTGCTTCCGCTCATCACCGGCGAATTCGAAGCGTTCGTGCGCGGACGCGGCTACGACCTCTATCGCATCCGCGAATACATGCCGGAGGACTCGGCGCGGCACGTGGATTGGAAGGCGACGGCGAAGTCCATGTCGCTGAAGGTGCGCGAATTCACCCGCGAGGACGAGCGCAAGCTGCGCATCGTGTGGGACAACCCGCCGCCCGGCGTGGTCACCACAGCCGCTTACGAAAACGCCGTGGCCTTGGGAGCTTCGCTGGCTTGGCACTTCGCCGGCGAAGACACCGACCTTTCCTTCGCCGCGGCCGGATACGCCGGCCTGGGCGACGTGTACGACTTCCTCAGCTACCTGGCGCTGGTCGAGCCGCAAGCGGAAGCTTCCGTGCTGGATTCGCTCGAGGTCACCGACGACTACAACGTCATCCTCACGGCCCGGCCACGAGGGTCCATTCCCACGCGTTTGTGGGCGTGTTCCTATTTCATCTTCCTGGAAAAAGAAGCGCGGACGGCCGCAAAGGACTAGCTCCCGGCCGTCCATGTACCTCCGGGACGCAACCCGAAGCGGCCAACGCTCATCTACCCTTGTAACGCGCATCGGTCTGGCGATACGATGCGCCGAGGCGACATTCTCCTGCGACCGCGAATCATTCCACGGCGAACGTGTTGTTCAGATAGGAGCGCAACCATGAAACGCAAACTGTCCTTGTTCCTGATCTTGTTGACCGCCGCCATGCTGGCCACGCCCGCGGCGATGGCGTATCAGAAGAAAAAGAGAACAACGTCCAAAGCGGCGGCGACCGCGCCTGTGATTCCGGCGGGAGCGCAGATCTCCGTCCGCATGATTGACGAACTCAGCAGCGGCAAGTCGAAAGCGGGCGATACCTTCCGCGGGACGCTGGACCAACCCATCGTTTCCGGCAGCACCGCGCTTTATCCCAAGGGCGCCGACGTCACCGGGCGCGTGATCGCGGTGAAGGGCTCCGGGCGGCTCACCGATCCCGGCATCCTGGAGCTGGAACTGACCTCGGTCAGTTCGGGGACGAAGAAGTCGTACATTACCACCGAGCCCTTCGTGATCAAGGGCGAGTCGCACACCAAGAGCAACGTCACCAAGATCGGCGGCGGAGCGGCGGCCGGCGCCATTATCGGCGCCATCGCCGGCGGCGGTAAGGGAGCTGCCATCGGCGCGGGCGTGGGCGCAGCGGCGGGCACGGGCGTGGCCGCGGCCACCGGCAAGAAGGAAGCCAGCGTCGAGTCCGAAGCGGTCCTGGACTTCCGGACCAGCGCCGCTTCCACGGCCAGTTCTTCGAGCGCTGCCGCGGCACAAGGCTCGGCTCCGGCGGCTCAAGGTGTGAAGTCCTATGACGAGGATGACCCCTCCACGTACGCGTTCAGCGCGCGCGACCGGCGCGTGATCCGCAGCTGCTTCGAGCAGCATGCCTCCGGGTTGCCGCCAGGACTGGCCAAGCGCGAGAAGCTGCCACCGGGCCTCGAGCGGCACCTGCAAAAGAACGGCACTCTGCCGCCCGGCCTGCAGAAGAAAGTGCAGCCGCTGCCGCAAGTGTGCGAATCGGAACTCACCAGCCTGCCGCGGGAACTGGAGCGCGTGATCCTGAGCCGGCGGGTGATGGTCCTCAACAGCGCGTACAAGATCCTCGACATCTTCGACCTTGACGCGCAGTAGTATGATGGGCGGCCTCGGAGCGGCCGGAAGGGGGCCGCTCCGGCCCAGCCCCCCGAGGGAGGAGCCGCCATGACTACCGTTCAAGATCTGATTCGCAACCGTCCTACCTTCACCGTGGAGGCGGACCAGTCCGTATTGAAAGCGGTGGAGATGATGGTGGAGAAGAACATCGGCGCGGTGGCGGTGGTGCGCGGGGGTGAGCTGGTGGGCATCTTCTCCGAGCGCGATCTGATGAAGCGGGTGGTCGCGGGCAACCGCAGTCCCGGCCTGACCAAGGTGGCGGAAGTCATGACGCCGCGCCCTTACACCGTCTCCTCCAACGAGCGCTTCCAGCAGTGCATGTTCCTCATGCGCGAGCACGGCTTCCGCCACCTGCCGGTGGTCGACGAGAACGGCAAGCTGTGCGGGCTCATCTCGCTGCGCGACGTCCTGCTGCGCGACCTGACGGAAAAAGATGACGAGGTGCGCATGATGCGCGCCTACATCACCCAGCAGGTGCCCGGCGGGGAGAGCTAGAGCCCGCGCAGTCCGTCAACGGTGAGTCGAGGCTGGTCGGATTGCACCTAACATGTCGTTGCTCACAGACAGTAAGGGACATCTTGGCTATGTTCCGAAATCGGAACACAGAACAAGATTTTGCGTTGCAGCCGGTTTTCTCAGGAAACAGCTAGGCTCCCGACGAGGAGAGTCACATGAGCCTAAGATACGGTTGTTACGCCCTGCTGTTTGTTCTCGTTCCGTTTGCAAGGGCGGACCAAACACTAACGCTAACGAGCGCAAACTGCTTCCCAGGTACCAGACTCGAGTGCCAATGGCGAAATGCCGGATGTACGCGGTTTGTTACGATTCTGAAAACTTCGGATTGGTTCTGTGATGGGTCTTGCGCCAAGAAGAACGACCCTAACACGGGTTGCATAACAAAGGACTGTTGTGCACCCAGTATTACCGTGAACGACACATGCACGAAGGAAACAGGCCCGACGACTACCAGCGTTACCAGTTACATCAAACCTGTGTGTGGCTTGGAATGCCGGTGCAGTCCGGCCGCGTGTTTTTAGGAGGAACCTCGCCATGAAGATCAAGGAACTCCAAAGTCTGCTGTGCGCCGTGCTCGTACTTCTCTCCGGTGAGGCGTCCTTGGCTCAGACAACCACCGTGCAGCTGCAGGACATCTCCGCTGTAGGTAGTCCGCTCGACATCACCGGGACCGTCACAATGTCCGAACAAATCAACGCGGATACTTTGACCTATTCCTTCGAGGATCGGATTTCCGCCAGAAATATTTCGGACAAGACCATCCTGACTATGGTTCTGTGGGTTGAAGTCTTCTATCCTCACGGTCAAATCGAGCGTGATGTGAGGCAATACGAGTGTTTTTTGGCACCCGACGTCATTGCACCGGGTCAGGTTGAGCCTATTGCCAAGCACGGTGGAGGAGCGACGGTCGTTCGGCTGGGCGCGGAGCGTGATAGCGTTCCGGCCCGCGCCGAAATCAGAGCGATGTACGTGCAGTTCCTCGACGGATCGGTTTTCGGGCTTCCACAGTTCGGCGAAGACATACTTCGTCTGCGACACGAGACTTTCGTGACGCTCAAGCGACTCGACGAAACCTATGAGCATCGTGGTGAGGACGCCTTTCTCAACCTGTTGAATGAGCCTGTGGAGAGCGCCGAGGTTGACAATCTTCTAGACAACGTGCGCTACACAGCGACCAAATTTGGATCCCAGGATGCCATTGGGAAGGTCAAGAGAATGCTGGCGTTGGCCGAAGAACGACGGCGGCTAATCGGCGGCGGTGGAACAAAGAACTAGAACCGGAAGGCCGCTCGGCAGGCAGTCTGGCCAAATGAGCCTCTGGCCGTTGGCTGCGCGTAGTGCGCTCATCTCCCTGCGCGACGTCCTGCGCCGCGACCTTACCGAAAAGGACGACGAGGTGCGCATGATGCGCGCTTGCATCACCCAGCAGGTGCCCGGCGGGGAGAGCTAGAGCGGGCTTGATCGAGTCGAGTTCAGGTCCCCGGCGCATTGTCATGCTGAGTCCGCCGTGGCGGACGAAGCATCCCTATACCCACACAGCCCGGCGCGAGTAGGGATTCCTCGCTTCGCTCGGAATAACAACAGGAAGTCCTCCCGGCCCGAAAATCGCCCCGGTGCTACAATCCCCGCGGAAGCGGCTCCGCTCCATGCAATTCTCCTCCGTCGCAAAGCGGCTGCGCGCCATCGTCGGTCGTGACGCCGTCCTCGACCGTCCCGAGGACCTCATGCTTTACGAATACGACGGAGGCCTGGCGCGCTCCACGCCGCGCGCGGTGGTGTTTCCCCGCAGCACGCAGCAAGTGGTTGAGGTCGTCAAGCTGGCGCGCGAAGCGCAGGTGCCCATAGTGCCGCGCGGCGCCGGCACCGGCCTGAGCGGAGGAGCCATCGCGCGCACCGGCGGCATCATCCTGGGCTTCGCGCGCATGAACCGCATCCTGGAAGTGGACCTGGAGAACCAGCGCGCCGTGGTCGAGCCCGGGGTGGTCAATCTTGAGCTGAGCAACACCACCGCCCGCCACGGCTACTACTTCGCGCCCGATCCCTCGAGCCAGAAGGCCTGCACCATCGGCGGCAACGTGGCCGAAAACTCCGGCGGACCGCACACCCTGGCTTACGGTGTGACCGTCAACCACGTCACCGGCCTGGAGGTGGTGCTGGCAGACGGGCGCGTGGTCGAGTTCGGCGGCAAAGCACCCGAGGCCGCCGGCTACGACCTGACCGGCTTCTTCGTGGGCTCGGAGGGAACGCTCGGCATCGCGACAAAAATCACGGTGAAGCTGTCGCGACTGCCGGAAGCGGTGGCCACAATGCTGGCCATCTTTCACACCATCGAAGATGCGGCCCATACGGTGGTCGCCATCACAGCCGAAGGCATCACGCCGGCCGCGCTCGAGATGCTGGATGGCTGGACGCTGCGCACCGTCGAAGAAGCCACGCACGCCGGTTACCCGCTGGATTCGGGCGCCGTCCTGCTGATCGAGATCGAGGGCCTGCGCGAGGAAGTGGAAGAGCAGGCGGAGGCCACGCGTACCGTCTGCCTGCGGCAGCGCGCGCGCGAGGTACGGCGCGCCCGCGACGAGCGCGAGCGGCAACTGCTGTGGGCGGGGCGCAAGAACGCCTTCGGCGCCATCGGGCGCATCTCGCCTTCGTACTACGTGCAGGACGGCGTCATCCCGCGCACCCGCATCCCGGCCACCCTGGAGTTCATCGCCGGAGTGGGACGAAAGTACGGCTTCCAGATCGGCAACGTCTTCCACGCCGGCGACGGCAACCTGCATCCCCTGATCCTGTTCGATCCGCGCGATGCCGACCAGACCCGGCGCGCCCACGCCGCCGGCAAGGACATCCTGGAATATTGCGTCTCTATCGGCGGTTCCATCACCGGAGAACACGGCGTGGGAATGGAAAAAGATCACCTGATGCCGCTGCTGTTTTCCGCCAGCGACCTGGAGGTGATGGCGCGGCTGAGGAACGCCTTCAATCCCGAGTCCGTGCTCAATCCGGAGAAGATGATCCCGCTGCGCGGCTGCCGCGAGACAGACGCGGCGCGGCATCCCGGCGCGGGACTGGGTGCAGGAGCCACGGCATGAGCGCGGCCAGTGCGGCGGCGAGCATCGGGCGCGAGCTGGCTGCGATCGCCGGCGCCGGGCACGTCTACGAGGACGCGCAGGCCCTGGCGGCGCACGCCCTCGAGGGTGTGACGCCGGCTGCCGTGATATCGCCCGGCTCGCCGGAGGAGATTGCGGCCGTTCTCCGCCTGGCGAGCGAGCGCGGCTGGACCGTTGCTCCGGTAGGCGGCGGAACGCAACAGTTCCTCGGAGGCGTGCCCGAGCGCGTGGACATCGTGCTGCGCACCGAGCGCCTGCGCGCCGTGCATCACTACGATCCCGGTGACCTCACCCTGGGTGTCGATGCCGGGCTTACGCTCTCCGCCGTGGATGGCATGCTGGCCGAGCGCGGCCAGATGCTGCCTCTCGATGTGGCGCGCCCCGGGGCAGCCACCGTGGGCGGCGTGCTGGCCACGGCCACGCACGGCTCGCTGAAGCACGCGTATGGCGGCGCGCGCGAATTCTGCATCGGGATCACCTTCATCACCGGCGATGGAACGATCGCTCATGGCGGCGGCCGCGTAGTGAAGAATGTAGCCGGCTACGACCTGATGAAGCTGCTCATCGGCAGTCACGGGTCGCTCGGCGTCATCACCAGCGCCAACTTCCGCGTGTTCACGCGCCTGCATTCCACACGCACGTTCGAATGCGGCTTTGCGACCCTGGAAGAAGCCATGCGCTTCCGCGACCTGGTGCTGCGGTCACCACTCACGCCGCGCTGCCTGGAACTGGTCTCACCGTACGCGGACGACTACCTGCACGCCCCA
Protein-coding regions in this window:
- a CDS encoding DUF58 domain-containing protein is translated as MFAAIKSILSGFEREAWIRFFIAVTGLAVAFAAAVFSTVFREQGNVFATAVAASLALLIAGLVAVTSVPYLARRVALERVREAFDYDVTREGVVYLVMALVIGIAGLNTGNNLLFIIVSAMLAGILVSGVASAGVLRGLNLEVALPMHLFAGRTVAARITLRNTRRTAPSFSVSVVPPRLKKAEHHWRWERSVFAFPGNRSPEQQWLRMPDLALRRVTTAAVESGILRQPVYFPYLPARAARTADLELRFERRGRYRQDGLGLATRFPFSFLVKTRRVPFRREVIVYPSVEPTDELFEVLPLITGEFEAFVRGRGYDLYRIREYMPEDSARHVDWKATAKSMSLKVREFTREDERKLRIVWDNPPPGVVTTAAYENAVALGASLAWHFAGEDTDLSFAAAGYAGLGDVYDFLSYLALVEPQAEASVLDSLEVTDDYNVILTARPRGSIPTRLWACSYFIFLEKEARTAAKD
- a CDS encoding alpha/beta fold hydrolase; its protein translation is MPEPKPPLISAPVEERFATVDGIRVRYLHGGEGPVLVLIHGLMGYSFSWRLNFTALVQQNTVVAVDLPGVGFSERPRGMDSSLAASAERMLRFLDLLGIRECDLLGTSHGGALAMKMAALEVRRGGDTIRRLVLAAPANRWSRHGKILSRLLGSGPSRTLLPVLFPWLAPLLKSWFLRRQYGDPRRIPPGTLEGYRAPLRVPGMTEYALEVLRHLNRDLGQLAAELPRIAGIPTLFLWGTRDPVVLPDSIAPLRRNFPQSELVMLEGAGHLPYEEMPEQFNRAVRGFLAKEAPREAGHVTIESG
- a CDS encoding FAD-binding oxidoreductase: MSAASAAASIGRELAAIAGAGHVYEDAQALAAHALEGVTPAAVISPGSPEEIAAVLRLASERGWTVAPVGGGTQQFLGGVPERVDIVLRTERLRAVHHYDPGDLTLGVDAGLTLSAVDGMLAERGQMLPLDVARPGAATVGGVLATATHGSLKHAYGGAREFCIGITFITGDGTIAHGGGRVVKNVAGYDLMKLLIGSHGSLGVITSANFRVFTRLHSTRTFECGFATLEEAMRFRDLVLRSPLTPRCLELVSPYADDYLHAPPVAQNPDETEMLPVDQGSGAWRVLVRAAGSDAVLARYQRELRGGTTRELQGEEEGCTWSAVSEFSETVMARHRNAMIVSLSAPIASVAPALAAAERAALDNNFLLAAVGRAAVGSMILAFIPLLVDPPSAMQYVAAVSAFRGSLPRDASAIVERCPREAKLHFSVWGSSPTDLEAMRAVKRALDPAGILNRGRFLL
- a CDS encoding PGPGW domain-containing protein gives rise to the protein MKAALKRALLLVLGWGFVLVGIAGLFLPILQGVLMILIGLFILSSEYVWAHHLLEKMKARYPKLAGKLEQAKDKGGEWIRRVFHKEAAAQREKQAESKD
- a CDS encoding CBS domain-containing protein, producing MTTVQDLIRNRPTFTVEADQSVLKAVEMMVEKNIGAVAVVRGGELVGIFSERDLMKRVVAGNRSPGLTKVAEVMTPRPYTVSSNERFQQCMFLMREHGFRHLPVVDENGKLCGLISLRDVLLRDLTEKDDEVRMMRAYITQQVPGGES
- a CDS encoding FAD-linked oxidase C-terminal domain-containing protein, whose translation is MQFSSVAKRLRAIVGRDAVLDRPEDLMLYEYDGGLARSTPRAVVFPRSTQQVVEVVKLAREAQVPIVPRGAGTGLSGGAIARTGGIILGFARMNRILEVDLENQRAVVEPGVVNLELSNTTARHGYYFAPDPSSQKACTIGGNVAENSGGPHTLAYGVTVNHVTGLEVVLADGRVVEFGGKAPEAAGYDLTGFFVGSEGTLGIATKITVKLSRLPEAVATMLAIFHTIEDAAHTVVAITAEGITPAALEMLDGWTLRTVEEATHAGYPLDSGAVLLIEIEGLREEVEEQAEATRTVCLRQRAREVRRARDERERQLLWAGRKNAFGAIGRISPSYYVQDGVIPRTRIPATLEFIAGVGRKYGFQIGNVFHAGDGNLHPLILFDPRDADQTRRAHAAGKDILEYCVSIGGSITGEHGVGMEKDHLMPLLFSASDLEVMARLRNAFNPESVLNPEKMIPLRGCRETDAARHPGAGLGAGATA